From Anopheles coluzzii chromosome 3, AcolN3, whole genome shotgun sequence, the proteins below share one genomic window:
- the LOC120957423 gene encoding myosin-G heavy chain: protein MIRDPGGTSPNENQDSPPSPKYDRILGRPPPPDDMEIPLDMTVRRKDSSDGQGSPTGADQSRDEPINLNVRPSVITKAPPPPIKKRISHMHTNGEIVLKSSVRTTTATTVESAPIVNVSSTYCDVSIEEHFRRSLGPTYSSIYGDKHQQPQQQPSSLNVLNNNISTGGTGPPSFVPDSPVHHVPPQKVHPLPLPLLLQKHSMDTGDSLPLTVTGPPGGGGGMRNHSSSSISSSSSVSSNSSISSSLSNTSGISSGGSSSNNNNNNNNNNANHISIRPPLGAGIRVVAPETIELKLSSDPAPPVPLVPATVMPPSPGAPSSAASVAAISLTSPKHLHQQQPPPAISPASLTTTMSLSSSSPASSLASSPAPFHATLQQQQQQHQQKRPDSGEEVDDHFAKALGETWKKIQESNMNL, encoded by the exons ATGATCCGTGATCCTGGCGGTACAAGCCCGAACGAGAATCAAG ATTCTCCCCCTTCGCCCAAGTATGATCGGATACTGGGGCGGCCGCCACCCCCGGACGATATGGAAATTCCGCTGGACATGACCGTTCGGCGCAAGGACTCGTCCGATGGGCAGGGATCGCCGACGGGCGCGGATCAGTCGCGGGACGAACCGATCAATCTAAACGTGCGCCCGAGTGTCATTACGAaggcaccgccaccaccgatAAAGAAGCGCATTAGTCACATGCACACCAACG GTGAGATTGTGCTTAAAAGTAGCGTGAGGACAacgaccgccaccaccgtcGAATCGGCCCCGATCGTGAACGTTTCCTCCACGTACTGTGATGTGTCGATCGAGGAACACTTCCGCCGTTCGCTCGGCCCAACGTACAGCTCGATCTACGGCGACAAGcaccagcagccgcagcagcagccatcgtctttgaatgtgttgaacaacaacatcagcacgGGTGGGACGGGACCGCCATCGTTTGTCCCCGATTCGCCGGTGCATCACGTGCCACCGCAGAAGGTGCATCCACTGCCGCTTCCGCTGCTGTTGCAAAAACACAGCATGGACACGGGCGATTCGTTACCACTGACTGTCACCGGTCCCcctggtggtggcggtgggatgcggaaccacagcagcagcagcatcagctccAGCTCGTCCGTCAGCTCGAACAGCAGCATATCGAGCAGTTTGAGCAATACCAGCGGCATCAGCAGcggaggcagcagcagcaacaacaataacaacaataacaacaataacgcCAACCACATCAGTATCAGACCGCCGCTCGGTGCGGGGATACGTGTGGTGGCGCCCGAAACGATCGAGCTAAAGCTGTCGAGCGATCCGGCCCCACCGGTACCGCTCGTGCCGGCCACCGTCATGCCACCGTCGCCCGGTGCTCCCTCGTCGGCGGCCAGCGTAGCGGCCATCTCGCTCACCTCACCGAAACAtttgcaccagcagcagcccccgCCGGCCATCTCGCCGGCCTCACTCACCACCACGATGTCGCTGTCATCCTCCTCGCCGGCCTCATCGCTGGCATCATCACCTGCGCCGTTCCATGCGAcgctgcagcaacagcagcagcagcaccaacaaaagAGGCCCGACTCTGGCGAAGAGGTCGACGATCATTTCGCGAAAGCGCTCGGCGAAACGTGGAAGAAGATCCAGGAAAGCAATATGAATTTGTGA
- the LOC120956451 gene encoding transient receptor potential cation channel subfamily V member 5: MGNTESNVTSGVKKQAGVSTQALYKFVNLKGGGLLVDMMKRAIQNKQYAEIDHAIKTKVEPFLYNKGKGKYIPVSVLVLLRNRERPRHKQLPEIRAMENPEEDFDIDAVCPEVSEAEYYLNPSGYREVCWNIKERGAVGETILHLCLLNATSLHADLAKRLLRFYPKLINDVYMCDEYYGENVLHLAIVNEDPAMVKYLLDHNADVNERCCGTFMCPEDQKASRYDTPETEVVQMVQVTNYDGYVYWGEYPLTFAACLGQEECYRLVLARGADPDNKDFNGNTVLHMLVIYEKIATFDMGYEVGSSLSIRNHQNLTPLTLAAKLGRVEMFFHIMNIEREIYWQLGSITCAAYPLGLIDTIDVETGNINKDSALNLVAFGDKDEHLDLLDGVLIDLLKTKWNTFVKDKFYRQFFMFFCYFCVSLVSFTLRNGPPPAEDDDGKESEAGGNKTAAVTKEELRRQLWNETTLEDTLAALAGNGSFAGRLSNLEQSNGSSDAMGEFDPAEMDDEGLFFNSNCHTMDYDGVEGKVRLISEMIILVGSFLYLLAALRELKFLGRKMFFENLMTAPSRVMFLFSCCIMMIVPFLKVLCFTELEDHVAVTIMLTTAPYFLFFCRGFKTVGPFVVMIYRMVMGDLLRFVVIYLVFVMGFSQAYYIVFLSYKPDEEGDPNPMPSPIESIVAMFLMSLTNFGDYYGALENTDHEMCAKILFVLFMVIVAVLLVNMLIAMMGNTYQKIAETKNEWQRQWARIVLVVERGVPPKERLKNLMSYSQPMSDGRRALVLRLNMTEEDKEEMKEILEMKRVHERLSIKRQVERDARAEQRRLLREKYLNMSS, encoded by the exons ATGGGAAATACCGAGAGCAATGTGACCAGTGGCGTTAAGAAGCAGGCTGGAGTGTCCACCCAGGCGCTGTACAAGTTCGTCAACCTGAAGGGCGGCGGCCTGCTGGTGGACATGATGAAGCGCGCGATACAGAACAAGCAGTACGCCGAGATTGATCATGCGATCAAGACGAAGGTGGAACCGTTTCTGTACAACAAGGGCAAGGGGAAGTACATCCCCGTgtcggtgctggtgctgttaCGAAACCGGGAGCGGCCGCGCCACAAGCAGCTGCCCGAGATCCGGGCGATGGAGAACCCGGAGGAGGACTTTGACATCGATGCGGTCTGTCCGGAAGTGAGCGAAGCCGAGTACTACCTAAACCCGTCCGGCTATCGGGAGGTGTGCTGGAACATAAAG GAACGTGGCGCTGTGGGAGAGACAATTCTACACCTTTGTCTACTGAACGCCACCTCTCTGCATGCGGATCTAGCCAAACGACTGCTGCGCTTCTATCCCAAGCTCATCAACGACGTGTACATGTGCGACGAGTACTACGGTGAGAATGTCTTGCATCTCGCGATCGTGAACGAAGATCCTGCCATGGTGAAGTATCTGCTCGATCACAACGCGGACGTAAACGAGCGCTGCTGCGGTACGTTCATGTGCCCGGAAGACCAGAAAGCCTCCCGCTACGATACGCCCGAAACGGAGGTCGTCCAGATGGTGCAGGTGACGAACTACGACGGCTACGTGTACTGGGGCGAGTACCCGCTCACCTTTGCCGCCTGTCTCGGGCAGGAGGAGTGCTACCGGCTGGTGCTGGCCCGCGGCGCCGACCCGGACAACAAAGACTTCAACGGCAACACGGTGCTGCACATGCTGGTGATATACGAGAAGATTGCCACGTTCGACATGGGGTACGAggtgggttcgtcgcttagcATCCGCAACCACCAGAACCTGACGCCGCTGACGCTGGCGGCCAAGCTCGGCCGGGTGGAGATGTTCTTTCACATCATGAACATCGAGCGCGAGATCTACTGGCAGCTGGGCAGCATCACGTGCGCCGCCTATCCGCTCGGCCTGATCGACACGATCGACGTGGAGACGGGCAACATTAACAAAGATTCCGCCCTCAATCTGGTGGCGTTCGGCGACAAGGACGAGCATCTCGATCTGCTAGACGGGGTGCTGATCGATCTGCTCAAGACCAAGTGGAACACGTTCGTGAAGGACAAGTTCTATCGGCAGTTTTTCATGTTCTTCTGCTACTTTTGCGTGTCGCTGGTGAGCTTCACGCTGCGCAATGGACCACCACCGGCGGAGGATGACGATGGGAAGGAGAGCGAGGCAGGTGGCAATAAAACGGCAGCTGTCACGAAGGAAGAGCTTCGCCGGCAGCTGTGGAACGAAACGACGCTAGAGGATACGCTGGCTGCGCTTGCCGGCAATGGAAGCTTTGCTGGACGGTTGTCGAATCTAGAGCAGAGCAACGGAAGTAGCGACGCGATGGGTGAGTTTGATCCGGCCGAGATGGACGACGAGGGTCTGTTCTTCAACTCCAACTGTCACACGATGGATTACGACGGTGTGGAGGGCAAGGTGCGTCTCATATCGGAGATGATCATACTGGTCGGTTCGTTTCTGTATCTGCTCGCTGCCTTGCGGGAGTTGAAGTTTCTTGGGCGGAAAATGTTCTTCGAAAATCTT ATGACAGCACCATCGAGGGttatgtttctgttttcctGCTGCATAATGATGATCGTACCGTTTCTGAAGGTTCTCTGCTTTACGGAGCTGGAAGATCACGTAGCCGTAACGATCATGCTGACGACGGCGCCCTATTTTCTATTCTTCTGTCG TGGCTTTAAAACGGTCGGACCGTTCGTGGTGATGATATACCGCATGGTGATGGGCGATCTGTTGCGGTTCGTCGTCATCTATCTGGTGTTTGTGATGGGCTTCTCCCAAGCGTACTACATCGTGTTTCTGTCCTACAAACCGGACGAGGAAGGCGACCCAAACCCGATGCCGTCACCGATCGAGTCGATCGTGGCGATGTTTCTGATGTCGCTGACCAACTTTGGCGATTACTATGGCGCACTGGAGAACACCGACCACGAGATGTGCGCAAAG ATCTTGTTCGTGCTGTTTATGGTGATCGTTGCCGTGCTGTTGGTGAACATGTTGATCGCTATGATGGGCAACACGTACCAGAAGATTGCGGAAACGAAGAACGAGTGGCAGCGCCAGTGGGCCCGCATCGTGCTCGTCGTCGAGCGTGGTGTCCCGCCGAAGGAGCGGCTCAAGAACCTGATGTCGTACAGCCAACCGATGTCGGACGGGCGTCGTGCGCTGGTGCTACGATTAAACATGACG GAGGAAGATAAGGAAGAGATGAAGGAGATACTCGAAATGAAGCGCGTCCACGAGCGGCTCTCTATAAAGCGGCAGGTCGAGCGGGATGCACGGGCCGAGCAGCGTCGGCTGCTGCGCGAGAAGTACTTGAATATGTCTTCATGA
- the LOC120956453 gene encoding drebrin-like protein A, whose protein sequence is MSVDLQKHRDAIVAAWKSVCDRKCATNWALFGYEGQTNVLKVQETGEDGISELAAELNSGKIQYAFLRVDNSETGIAKFVFINWQGEGAPIARKGTCAKHVRDVTGLLHGAHITVHATNEDDVEEARILEKLQKVVVNDFKVKDYSQAIDSPKPVGTNYSRVNPTKEINPAERDEFWRKEEEEEKHRLQAEYERKLNETVLLEEERRKREEREFEKREGAATAATSVSSASPVSPDRSYARQASDQSKTEREREIKQVVEASAKVSSAKARFLNSTAQLSPTHIQAEVAQELTEPPFSPTASFEERSIINELKAELESERQNGTDTPPVLAAEEEPPAVMVPAGEPVLSPEEVPEVAAGQYFDPNATIDLSDEDNMIRARALYDYQAADDSEISFDPDDIITHIDQIDEGWWQGLAPDGTYGLFPANYVELI, encoded by the exons ATGTCGGTCGATCTGCAGAAGCACCGGGATGCCATCGTCGCGGCGTGGAAGTCGGTCTGCGACCGGAAGTGTGCCACCAACTGGGCCCTGTTCGGGTACGAGGGCCAGACGAACGTGCTGAAGGTGCAGGAGACGGGCGAGGACGGGATTTCGGAGCTGGCGGCCGAGCTGAACTCGGGCAAAATTCAGTACGCCTTCCTGCGGGTGGACAACAGCGAAACGGGCATCGCAAAGTTTGTCTTCATCAACTGGCAG GGTGAAGGTGCCCCGATCGCCAGGAAGGGAACGTGTGCGAAACACGTGCGGGATGTAACGGGCCTGCTGCACGGTGCCCACATTACGGTGCACGCGACCAACGAGGATGACGTGGAGGAGGCACGCATACTGGAGAAGCTGCAGAAGGTGGTGGTGAACGATTTCAAAGTAAAGGATTACTCACAAGCGATCG ATTCACCCAAACCGGTGGGCACGAACTACAGCCGAGTCAATCCCACCAAGGAGATCAATCCGGCCGAACGGGATGAGTTTTGGCgcaaggaggaagaggaggagaagcATCGCTTGCAGGCGGAGTATGAGCGTAAGCTTAATGAAACAGTATTGCTAGAGGAG GAACGACGCAAACGAGAGGAGCGAGAGTTTGAAAAGCGCGAAGGGGCGGCTACAGCCGCTACGAGCGTCTCGTCGGCTTCGCCCGTCTCCCCCGACCGCAGCTACGCCCGCCAGGCGTCCGATCAGAGCAAAACGGAGCGCGAGCGGGAAATTAAACAGGTGGTCGAGGCGAGCGCGAAGGTGAGCAGCGCCAAGGCACGCTTCCTGAACAGCACCGCCCAGCTAAGCCCGACGCACATTCAGGCCGAGGTGGCGCAGGAGCTAACCGAACCACCGTTCTCGCCGACGGCATCTTTCGAGGAACGCAGTATTATCAACGAGCTCAAGGCGGAGCTGGAAAGCGAGCGCCAAAATGGGACCGACACGCCCCCggtgctggcggcggaagAGGAACCACCGGCGGTGATGGTGCCGGCCGGCGAACCCGTCCTGTCGCCGGAAGAGGTGCCGGAGGTGGCCGCCGGCCAGTACTTTGACCCGAACGCAACGATCGACCTGTCGGACGAGGACAACATGATACGGGCGCGGGCACTGTACGACTACCAGGCGGCGGACGATTCGGAGATCAGCTTCGATCCGGACGACATCATCACGCACATCGATCAGATCGACGAGGGCTGGTGGCAGGGCCTGGCCCCGGACGGCACGTACGGCCTGTTCCCGGCGAACTACGTCGAGCTcatttaa